The Deinococcus sp. KNUC1210 nucleotide sequence GAGGGACTAGACCGTTCAGTGAACCGAACTGAACAATTTGAATCGCCGGGAGACGGCTGCATCAACGTTTATTTACCCGCGCCCTAGAGTAAGCCTGTAAAACGGTCCACTGAGTGGAACTGTCTAGACCACTGAAGCTCCCCTTATCAGGTCGAACCGTGTCTGTTGCAGGGAGAGGAAGGCCAGGGAAGATGTCGAAGGCCAAACGCCTGTTATCAGCAGGACAGGACGCCACAGCTTTGTGCTGCGGCGTCCTGTCCTGGTTCTTAGTGGCAGAAATTCAGTAGCGCTCGGTCACGGCCTTGAGCTGCATGAAGTTGCCCAGGTATTCCGGGCCGCCCGCCTTGCTGTCGGTGCCGCTCATGTTGTATCCGCCAAACGGCTGCACGCCCACGATGGCCCCGGTGATCTTGCGGTTGAAATACAGGTTGCCCACCTCGAACTCGTGTCGCGCCTGCTCCAGTCGTGCCCGGTCACGGCTGCACACGCCACCCGTCAGACCGTATTCGGTGCTGTTGGCGATCTCCAGCGCGTGTGCCCAGTCGCGTGCACGGAGCACCGACACCACCGGCCCGAAGATTTCCTCCTGCGCCAGCCGTGCCCCGGCGTCCACGTCGCCAAACACGGTGGGCTGCACGTAATAGCCCTTCTTGCCGGCATTCTCGCCGGGAGCCGCGCCGCCGGTCAGCAGCTTGCCTTCCGCCTTGCCGATCTCCAGGTAGGTGCCGATCTTCTCGAACGATTCCTCGTTCACCACCGCCGTCACGTTGGCGTTTTCCTCGCCTGTGCCGACCTTCAGGGCCTTCACCCGCTCGACGAACTTGCCGACCACCTCGTCGTACACGCTGTCCACCACCACGAGGCGGCTCATGGCGCTGCACTTCTGACCGTTGAAGCCAAATCCGCCCTGCACGGCGGCGGTCACGGCGTTCTCGATGTCGGCGGTCTCGTCCACGATCAGCGCGTCTTTGCCGCCCAGTTCCATGATGACCCGTTTGATGAAGCGCTGCCCCGGCACCACCTTCGCTGCGACCTCGTTGATGTGCAGACCGACATTGCGGCTGCCGGTAAACGTGATGAAGCGCGTGCGGGCATGCCGAACCAGATACTCACCGACCTCCTCGCCTACGCCCGGCAGAAACTGCACCACGCCCGCAGGCAGGCCCGCTTCACGCAGGATGTCCACCACGAATCCGGCGATCATGCCCGAATCTTCGGCAGGTTTCACGATCATGCAGTTGCCGACCACGATGGGCGCGGCCAGCATTCCGGCAAAGATCGCACAGGGGAAATTCCAGGGCGAGATGCTCACGCCGACGCCCAGCGGTAGGTACATCAGGCCGTTTTCCTCACCCGCGTACCACGTGGTTTCCGCTGCGCCGAAGCCCTCGTGCTTCATGGCTTCGCGGGCGTAATACTCCAGAAAATCGATGGCTTCCGCCACTTCCACATCGGCCTCGGCGTAGTTCTTGCCGACTTCCAGCGTCATCAGGGCGCAGGCCTCCAGGCGTCTGCGCTTCAGGATCGCGGCGGCCTTGAGAAGTACGCGGGCGCGGGCATCCATCGTCCAAGTCTTCCAGATCTTGAAGGCGTCCCAGGCACCGTTCAGCGCGTCTTCGGCGTCCTGAATGGTGGCTTTGGCGGTGCTGCCGACCCGTTCGGAGGTATCGCAGGGGTTGGTGCTGACGAGCTTTTCAGCGGTCTCGCGCTCCTGCCCGTTGATGATGAGCGGGTAGTGCTTGCCCAGCAGTTCAGTGCGAACTTTTGTCAGCGCGTCCTGATACAGCTCGACATTGGCGGCCTTGGTGAAGTCGATAAAATCCTGTGGGCGGTAGGGTTCGATTTTCAGCATTGTAGACTCCTTGTGATTGCTTTACGTTCGGGGATTACTAGATTGATACTTTGCCTTTCTTTTTACCGCAGGATTTCCCAGAACGGAAATAGCTGACAGAAGATCTTCAGTACAGTCTTTATGTTCCATTATCTCAAAGAGCATAGATTGCTTGAGCGACTGATCGACCTCTTGATCAACGATAGACAGGTATTTTCCAAGATCTTCAGAAGTTCTGATGGAGTCGCAGAAATACTCCCACCTGTAGTGTTCAGCATTTTTGTCGGATGATCTTTTGAATCTATCGTATAAGTTTTTAAGTTGTGACTCGTTGATAATATTCAGAGTGAGCCAGATAGTGGGTATGCCCAATGCGTCTCTGGCGTCCTGTACAGCAGTAAGATCATCCTTATCGTTGGAGATCCGCTGTGCGATGATGTCACTCCATTCACTTGAAGGACGGTAATTATCAAATACTGTCAAATAGAGCGGGCTTTCTTCGAGAAGGTGAAGCATCGTCCAGTCGAGACCATAAAAGCCTTCATCTTTTTCTGGAAATGTGTCCAGGAGGATTCTGACTTCTTCCTCTGTCTCCGCGACAGGAAGAGAGTGCAAAATTTTGCTGTACTCATCCACCTTCTCCTGGGCAAGAGCGTCGCTGTCAACCATCCTGCCCAGTCGTTGCAACTCCAGATATTCTGGCCTCACCCCTTCAGCATGCCCCGCAGCACGAACATCACATTCGCAGGCCTCTCAGCGATGCGCCGCGAGAAGTAGGCATACCAGTCGCGTCCATACGGCAGATATACC carries:
- the pruA gene encoding L-glutamate gamma-semialdehyde dehydrogenase translates to MLKIEPYRPQDFIDFTKAANVELYQDALTKVRTELLGKHYPLIINGQERETAEKLVSTNPCDTSERVGSTAKATIQDAEDALNGAWDAFKIWKTWTMDARARVLLKAAAILKRRRLEACALMTLEVGKNYAEADVEVAEAIDFLEYYAREAMKHEGFGAAETTWYAGEENGLMYLPLGVGVSISPWNFPCAIFAGMLAAPIVVGNCMIVKPAEDSGMIAGFVVDILREAGLPAGVVQFLPGVGEEVGEYLVRHARTRFITFTGSRNVGLHINEVAAKVVPGQRFIKRVIMELGGKDALIVDETADIENAVTAAVQGGFGFNGQKCSAMSRLVVVDSVYDEVVGKFVERVKALKVGTGEENANVTAVVNEESFEKIGTYLEIGKAEGKLLTGGAAPGENAGKKGYYVQPTVFGDVDAGARLAQEEIFGPVVSVLRARDWAHALEIANSTEYGLTGGVCSRDRARLEQARHEFEVGNLYFNRKITGAIVGVQPFGGYNMSGTDSKAGGPEYLGNFMQLKAVTERY